Proteins from one Faecalibacterium sp. I3-3-33 genomic window:
- a CDS encoding GHKL domain-containing protein encodes MTALPDIPRLYTALAECLAVLLVTPALAPRFSKAVTVGVTLLWAAVLSAFLGLTGNVPGGLWIPCMAAAIGFSYLYLWGVWSITLLEAGYHCARAFILAELAASVEWQLHCALWPARSPWEPLSLLLLALVYGALFGGMSYWLHIRPQPAGHLQISGSAALTAVMLALTAFAVSNLGFLPGSDINMSIFSIRTLVDFSGVLILTVQHEQLRENALHSELTAMDEVLHRQYEQYKRSKEGINLINRRYHELKVQLARIREEQDQTKQNAAIAAMEQNIRQYEAENKTGNPVLDTILTAKTMECQQENITITSVADGRMLGFLTIRELCTIVGVALDNAIAAVRAEPDPEKRLVKVAVYSQGGFAMLRFEHYTEAAPALDADGLPQQGSDLKSVRTTVGQHGGSMTLHWENNWCILRILFPLSKNK; translated from the coding sequence ATGACCGCGCTGCCGGATATCCCCCGGCTGTACACCGCCCTTGCCGAGTGTCTGGCGGTGCTGCTGGTCACACCGGCGCTTGCACCCCGCTTTTCCAAGGCAGTTACCGTGGGTGTCACCCTGCTGTGGGCGGCGGTGCTGTCGGCCTTTCTGGGGCTGACGGGCAACGTGCCCGGCGGGCTCTGGATCCCCTGCATGGCGGCGGCCATCGGGTTTTCCTACCTATATCTATGGGGTGTGTGGAGCATCACCCTGCTGGAAGCCGGGTATCACTGCGCCCGGGCGTTCATTCTGGCAGAACTTGCCGCCAGCGTGGAATGGCAGCTGCACTGCGCCCTCTGGCCCGCCCGCAGCCCGTGGGAGCCGCTGTCTTTGCTGCTGCTGGCGCTGGTGTACGGGGCGCTGTTCGGGGGGATGAGCTATTGGCTGCACATCAGACCCCAGCCTGCCGGGCATCTGCAGATCAGCGGCAGCGCTGCCCTGACGGCGGTCATGTTGGCGCTGACCGCCTTTGCGGTGAGCAATCTGGGCTTTCTGCCGGGCAGCGATATCAACATGAGCATCTTTTCCATCCGCACACTGGTGGATTTTTCCGGCGTGTTGATCCTGACCGTGCAGCACGAGCAGCTGCGGGAAAACGCTTTGCACAGCGAGCTTACCGCCATGGACGAGGTGCTGCACCGCCAGTACGAGCAGTACAAGCGCAGCAAGGAGGGCATCAACCTCATCAACCGGCGGTACCATGAACTGAAAGTCCAGCTTGCCCGCATCCGGGAGGAGCAGGACCAGACCAAGCAGAACGCCGCCATTGCCGCCATGGAGCAGAACATCCGCCAGTACGAGGCCGAGAACAAGACCGGCAACCCGGTGCTGGACACCATCCTTACCGCCAAGACCATGGAGTGTCAGCAGGAGAACATTACCATCACCAGCGTAGCGGACGGCAGAATGCTGGGCTTTCTCACCATCCGGGAGCTGTGCACCATCGTGGGCGTGGCGCTGGACAACGCCATTGCCGCCGTCCGCGCCGAGCCGGACCCCGAAAAGCGGCTGGTCAAGGTGGCGGTTTACAGTCAGGGCGGTTTTGCCATGCTGCGGTTCGAGCACTATACAGAGGCCGCCCCCGCACTGGATGCGGACGGCCTGCCGCAGCAGGGGTCGGACCTGAAAAGCGTCCGCACCACCGTCGGGCAGCACGGCGGCAGCATGACGCTGCACTGGGAAAACAACTGGTGCATCCTGCGGATCTTATTTCCGCTGTCAAAAAACAAATGA